In the Pocillopora verrucosa isolate sample1 chromosome 4, ASM3666991v2, whole genome shotgun sequence genome, AATCTGATGGCCTAGACACCCGCAAAGACGTAGATTGGTTGGAACAAAATGAAACTCACAAGCCTGACTTAGAAGAACTTTCAACTCGAGGTAAAAACTCAGTCGGAAAGgttgaaattaaagaaaattcgtTTGGACATTCCAGACATGCTCGAAATCCAGGAAATAATTGTATTAAAAACCGAGACAAAGCAATTGTCATTTGCAGCAAGTTTTTCAAAATTCCAGTCTGTAAGCAGGGATGCCAAAAGGTATataaattgtttactttttcgAATTGTAAGATAAAGACAAAGGTAATTCATACGGATTGTGTTCGGAATAACTGAATGGAGACGTAATTTATATCATATTTATTAAGACTTCAAATGGaatgaaaaagagagaaatatatTCAACGGCTGGATCGAATTTTACTgcattataaatatttttttacagaGCTACAAAATTGATCACATTTGTAACATTGGCAACGTATTAATGTCAGAAAAGACAATGTTCTTGTGCTGTCTCAGCCTAAGCTAACCTGATCTGAACAATTTTTGTAAAtggacgaaataaattttttctgtaTTATTTCAATACGCTTGTTTTAAATTGAACATCTGTAATTTACTAGAAGAGTGTAGTTGCCTATTTTCAGAACCTTACTTTGGGCTGACCCTTGGCGTATAAGTCTTGTGAACGTTTACTTGAGTATTCGGAGTTGCTGGGttttataattcatttattaCCAAAAGTTATTCGTCGTCCACAGTCTGTTTCTGAGCTGTTTTTGGGTAGGAGAAGGATGCTCAAGCAAGAACACATAATTTCGTTCTTCGCCGCTAAGAGATATATAAATGAAATTATGACAATGACTACCATTTGAGTTCCTACTGAGTAACCTACTCTAACAAAATTGTCTCGAAATGCactgaaaattttacaacaaaagCGGTCATTTTAAGCCTTGCTCAGCAACCTGGCCGACTTTCTGTGCCGTAGAAAAGTCTTACTCCTCTCCTTTCCACCTCCTGGAGATCTGTTTAAACATAAATGCTAGATAATTGGGAAGAGCAGAAGCTGTTTGTGCTAAGCGCGATTGAGTTCTCAGCAAGGGccgaaaaaaggaaatttagcaCAATTCTTTTCGTCTACAATTTGATAATTGGAATCTCTGATAATAAAACTCGATAATAAACTTATCTGCAAAGGGTTTTTGAACGAAGAAGTAGAGAAATCCGgataaaaatttaaccctggctTAGCGCTAATCGGCGTTCGAACAACTGAACCCAGGTTGCcgaatttctttcaaaatagcGCGTTCAATGGCGAATTTTAAGGCCGTTGAAGGTAATTTTCGAAGTGCTAAGctatttcttaaaatttcaaaccacAGTAAGCATGCAATagatttctttaaatactttttcacGGCGGTGATAAAATAATTACGGTATCTGTTGTAATATCTGTAACATACTTCGCCTTTAAGCCACTACAATTTCAGTCTTCTAGTTTGAGTTGTTTTCCGAGCAAACGTTCCCTTTGCAAGAAGGTTGGAATGCCGAATCACTAATGGTGACGGCCAGATAATTAAGAAATGATTGGCTAAATTCCAAAACAATAGCCACCCTCACAGCCGTTCTTTCACCCGAATCAAATATCACATTTCGCGTTCTAATTcattttccccctcccccctcgtTCTTAAAGGCTGGAGAGTGTTTTACCCTTCAGAATACCTAATGTACAATATTGTCCGTCAGGGGGCTTCAATCACGCAGCTACATCGAGTTTCGCCTTCGAGAGTAATAGTTAGTGACTAACACTTCTCGAGAAATATAGATTACCTTTTATCCACGGACTCTACTCaaatcaaattatcatttttaacatttttatacTTGATCTTTACTGACAGGGGTATTTGAGAGTACCCTCACTAGTTTTACATGAAAAGAGTAATTTTGCCTCTTTGCATCGAGATCCATGGTGTAGTATCACAGCTGTGTTCTTACatctattcattcattcattcattcccaATTCTGTcatctttcaaaataaatgatggATTAAATGATGATCTAAGGAAACAGTCGGTTAAGAGCGGTTttgctattttttatttataataaagctcggatataacacgtactgtcattggttgaaagagcgtgctctatgagagtatagagcatagaactgagctaaagctgtcacgccatctgtcaaatcgtactatgtccgaccttttccgggacttctttctagcttttctttcgttaataaaagtgaaatttcggaacaagcgagcaaaggtttgcaaaaatgccaggcgcagtaatttacgttattgtAACGTGAgtagagacaaaaatcctcaaagataaaacaagatagacagtccgagtttttttaacggtttttacgctcagttagattgcgagtttacgtacggtaataaaaatcaaacacagctaacacttgtatagtatataaagtttcgatttcaaatagaaaaaaacaggaattatgaaaaatataacctggcataactgttaaaattcatactaatcatgatggtgtcagagcgacttaagttctatcgcggctagctaatcatggcgatcttcggtcatcgcagtggagcaagcctcaggaactaaatcgactacccttcgagtgaaaaaataagagcttgccctgattacctttccgatgcgttgagtggaaggccagatcagtcactgcaaccgagttttacggcgctgtcattccgagcgatctttttgtcttagtgaattcggctgttgttcattcataatacactcgccttgaacagtttgttttctacttgtcatgtgaaataacttgcatatttttgtgagctacgattgggccgaatttcactgaacatttcactttcagatcctgtattagaaactaaaaaacttcaggcaaaagtgttaaattcgacatgccgagctattttagtttgtaaactattgcagaatatgaactatgatggtttttgaactttgatggtttgacatttttgacagctttagtcttgtacagccaatcagattatttgaaccattctaacaggaattctgattggcttattgtagcgtgctttatgagagtatagagcatgctgacgacactgttattcgctttggaaataagatttgttttgaaaattgaaagtaattcttggggaatttaacggattctttattataaaacaaatagagaagccttgactgtgctctgttctgttgtaaagcacttaggaagcggctagagcactcaagaagtagggagaaacactcgactacgtctcgtgtttccccctacacttctttcgtgctctagccgcttcctgcgtgctttacaacagaacagagcacagtcaaggcttctctatttgttaaataggtAGGGTAATTTTCATTCTATACCGCCGCGTCATCTCTCGTGAgcattacaaaaacatttacgaCTTTATAATCAGGCTGCTAAGACAATGTAAAAGAATTGTTTCCATCGATTTTATCGTTTGCTTGTTGACGCCTGTGACGCGTCCAGAATTGCCTGTCATATTCAGGTACGACATTTTATAACGATCTCTCCAACATTCATATCTGGCAATGTCAGGTTCAATTACAGGTTCACAACTTGATGAAAAATTACATTACCGCGCACTTGAAATGATAAACTACTTTACAAGCTTGTACCGAACGTTGATTTTCCACCTACGCAGCTTTGCTCGATCAATCATTTGGATGAGCTACATTACAGACGACTGTTGTACATGGCAATTCAACTAAAAAATTCAACGGATTTTGCACGATTTGCGGAGCATAAATTGAGACCAACTAAAACATGAATAGAGAAGTCAATTCCTTTAATTTCGCTTTTAGTTTTTCAACCGGGTATTCCTCATCCTTAATGACGTCGCAACAATTTTTGGTATAATAGTTATAATATTCGTGGCCACCAGTGTGATTATAATTAATGAGGATGCTTTAATCATTCCATCTTAAATCAGCATCCTTTCTATTTAGAGATTCCAAGAGTTGTTGAAGAGACAGAGAATCGTTAATCAAACTACTAGTATAGCCATCTACGGTCGATGGACAGCCAATTGTCATTTAATTTTCGAATTCTCTCGGTATGACGCCGTATGTATGTAAGAGTGTATCTATAAATATAATAAGCATATAATCAGACTATAcaaaggcttgaaattctattaagaCCGATTGTGGccgcaaaaacaaaagatatcaagaaacgggaAAGGGatatttcacaatagtgcaaatgatcgtgaaagatgagggtTACCAATATTTTGCTGCTAGAGCAATATTTGATGACTGATTATGCCCAacccaaaaaataaataaataaaaataaaaaaaggataaattttgTACATTTCCGAAACATGGAAGAAGAGTTTCGTTCACGAAACCAAATGACGACTCCCATAATACGCGACAACACTTTGCGCTTTGTCACGCTggaatgttttcaaaatggccgtcgattgagtgtcaaaaaaaattgtagaaaatttgattttgcacaaTATAtcgtttatttgctcatttaggATTCATTAACCTAAGAGGAATGCATTGGgacaaaaaaggggaaaacttTGGCGTCAGCTACCCTTTAAACGGTTTGCTTCTGTCGATGGTCACTTCGATTTTCAATCATCAAGACTAGCGCAAATTTGTCAAATCTATTGGTCAATGGAGCAGGTGTCATTACTCATTCCTGTCAAAGATGACAACACCTGGACATACACTGCTAGGACTAGGCAAAACGCAGTCTCATCGCAGCTTAGCGCGAAGAGATGTGTGAAACAACTCGATAAGTTAACTGCGGAAATTGTATCCTAAAAGGCGAAGAGGTGTACTTTAGAGtcaaaaattcgaaaaaaaatctctgaagggaaaaaatgatGACTAGCAATAAATCTATATATGTCAGTCACCCCCATGGAAAtcaaacaaatgcaaaatttgtaatttaatgACATGCGTGTTTATACCAAGAAGAACAAACAATGGTTTGCCGAAAGTCATATTCAGTTTAAAGATCTCTGAACTCAGCTCAATTGACAGTGCTGCCGAATCAAGCTTGGCTTTCCGAATGGCATCTGCTGAAGTTATTTCCCTGAGCATTATCAATGTATTTCTCAGCGTTTTTGGATGTGTAATGAACATTTTGGTGGTACTGGCCATTCAACTGAACCCAGAGCTACAAAAAGGTTTAAATTTGTTGATCGTGTCCTTAACAGTTGCCGATCTTGTAAACTGTTTGATTGCACAACCTATGTATGTCTACTATCTTAGCAACAAGGGCGACACAAGCTACCTAGCAGCACTTCGTATTGTCGCTTTCATCGGTCTCCATGCGGTTTTCTCCAACCTCATAACGATCACGTATCACAGAATGAAAGCCCTGTCGCGACCTTTATCTCACCTTTTGCTGGTGTCGCAAAGAGATCTTCTCGTATTCATAACAATAACATGGATCGTTTCTATTATAGTTGGTATTGTTTTCGCAACGGAACCAGGAGAAGAGGCTGGTGCCTATGTTCATGGAGTTATGATACTTCTTCTGATTTTAACTTACTTGAGAATGCTGTGGGTCTCGAGACGCAAACGCGCAAAAATCGCTCAGGAAGCGGGGACAGCCAATTACCACCAACAAGCGGCCACCATGGAGCATGAAAACGCCGCTGCGATAACGTCAGCTATTTTGGTAGGCACCACATTGCTATGCTACCTGCCTGATGTCCTTCTGGACTTTATGGGGAAAGGGGAAGAAACCAGGTTGATGGGAACTTACACCCTGTTGTTTTCTAGTTCGGCACTGAATCCCTGTATAGTAATATGGCGTAATCAACTGTTTAGAAGAGCGCTGCTTCAAACACTTCGCCTTAGGGACTGAACGGGTAAAGTAGATATAGGAAGTGCAATTTCGTGAGGTTAACAAATTAGATTTCTAATTCCCTGATTCGGAGGAGGAGTGtgtatcatgaaaataaagggtACACATATAaagattgaaagtttttttttcgatagGCGTTAAATGAATACTTATCTAGTCGTTACCAGCTTAATCTTGCAGAGAGCATGAGCAAACTTTTACGGTTAGCAGGAGACGCTTGATGACTTATTTCATAAAAGTTGTTTCCGAAAAAGCAAAACCGTGCGTATTTTAGACAGCTGTTAGAAGACAAAATGAAGCTGGCGTTCTAAGCGCAATATAGACAAGCTGTTtgctggctttttttttcatttttttcagagaaaagatATTTGACTCCTTTCCAAATGTTGCTCGCATTTGGCCATCTTATGAGAAAAACGTGCAATGTTCCactgttttagttttgttgatcACAGTTAAAGCTgccttattattattaaaactgCCAAACCGTCAATCACTTCGAGCGGAAGCGACGCGAACAGATCAAGTATTATGCATATATCGACGCCAAATTAAAAGcctaaagaaaaattattttaaagcgtcaatatcatttcttttattttccgaAATTCATCATAGGTTTTGTTCCCTTTTGGTAATCGATTTAAAACATTCTATTGCTCTCTTCCCGGCAATAATTTCACGGTTAATATCGAGCCCGTGGCTTTGTAAAAGagtctgtttgttttcatacCGGAATGAAAGCTCGGGTTCTGTTTCATTCTTGAATACGAAATTGAATAAGAAATAACtgaattttacaaaaatctCCGAAGTTCTGAAgtgcttttttactttttgattcATTAAAATGATCTGTCGGTAATTTATCAAGTTAAGTTTATTACATTGTCGTGCATCTTAAGATTCCGACTTTTTCTATTCGCCTTATTTCTTCACAATGGATCTTATTCGTGCCCTGCGCTAATCTTCCAACGTGGAATATCCGATGCATTCTCTCCTTAGAAATTAAGGATGCATAACGCCGTGCTCAAAAAGTCGGGAAAAAGACACGACttcgtctcgtgtttccccaTTCACTTCTTTCGTGCCCAAGCTGCTCCTGCGTGCTTtccaacagaacagagcacagtcgcGGCTTATTTCATTATCAGTTAAATATTCTGCACTCGATAGTAATGATTACCAATCCTATTTGCTGATAGTAATGATTGACAAACTATTTGCCTTCAGGCGATTGTTTTAAGCGTTTCAGTTTCCGGCAATAGAAGTAATAAAGTACTTAGTATTTATTAAGTAGCTGAAGGCGTTTCCACCGTTTCTACGCAACTCAAcccaaacattgtaaaatattatttcccgctgtaaaaattaaagttgtaaTGCACTTTTTCTGCTCTTGTTCATGCTCTTGATGTCCTTTTGCTGTTTGAACCACCGTCTTGTTTTGAGCCACCGACCccatttattattatcattgttattatcattactattattatcattataattattataattgtcaTCATTGCCTAGGGTTAGGGTTGAACATTGTTTTTATATGAAAGCTGAGTGTCGGGCTGCCTTATTGCTCATTTCCCTTAGGTCCGGATTCAATCATTCGTTTATGCATTAATAAGAAGGAAAGCTTGAGGTGTAAATCAAAGAAGTTATGGAAAAAACGAGAATTGCGAGTCATACAAGATTTGTAAAGATGACAAGGCCCAAACTAAACACGACCTAGTCAACTTCTAGATAGTCGATGCAAAAATGTTTCGTTCTTTAAAGCATGATGTTATCTCTCTGACTTCAACATGGCAATCTATGCGATACTGGTATTTAAAAGTGGGCACCAATAAAAACGAACGCAAGGACTCCTAATTCAGTAAAAAGAATTGGATGAGAAGTTGAGTTTGTATGGCCTGATTATCCTCAAACCCTAGATTGCATTACTGCAATATTTGCGCGACAATTATGGTGCAATTCAACCGTCGAGTATAATGGTTCGATGTGCTTAAAAATCTTCCTCTATAGATCGACGTTTGACATCGAAAATCATCACAACAGTTCGCTGATCGACAGTTATGATTTCATTGAATAGAGAGTTACGATGTACTTCCAACAAAATGCTGAACGCATACATTGGCTTGCAgattattttacaaaataaaactgGTCACCTTCTTATAAATTTTAAACCTAAAAAGGCATTTCAAGCGCACGAAAGTAAGTTACTTGCTATTTGTGCGCGATGCATCACTTTTGCCATCGATTGCTTTCTACACTTCACATCAAATGTTCAATCAGTAACCTTCTCATAAGAGCGAACTTAAATACGAAGGCAGTACGTTAATCATACCTAGCGAACAGGAAATTATGTTCTCCGCGCTACCCTTTACAAGATGATCCTGAAATaagaatattttgctttatcGCTTAGAGTAAACATTTCACCTCAACAAGCCTCTATTGACATTACAATATCAACTGAGGATCACCTAATTCTCCACAAAAAGTTATTGGAGAATTTGGATTGAGCGTCGTGAAACAAAGACTAGTATAAGATCGATAACCAATCAATACAAAGGATAAGATATCACAAGAAGACGGATGGTGGGGAGTGGGAGTTAAGCTACAAACAAGCAAACGCGTAAAAAACCAGTGAAAAAGTCACGGTTTACTTACGTTTGGTATCCGATTGGTTGAAAGGGTGGTGCggattttctggaccaatcacggagTTAAGTAAACCAAAACCAGTGTAATCATAGATTACTTAAGACaattaaaaatactcaaaactAAATAAAACCTCAACATGTCACAACTGGCATAAAACAGATTTAAGTACGTTAAAATACAGAGCAGTCGGCGTCAGATTGAATCCCAATCTCAAGTCGAAAGTCGCACTGATCTTAGAGTGTAAATCCAATCTAACACATGGGATTTGCACAAGTTGTTTGCCTGAGTATAATCAATGCTGTTCTCAGTATATTTGGCACTTGTATGACCATTTCGTTGATCGTGACGATTTACCAAAACCCAGAGCTTCAAAAGGGCTTAAATTTGCTCATCGTCTCTCTGACAGTTGCAGATCTTGCCAACTGCCTGATTGCACAACCAGTGTACATATACTACCTTAGCAACGAGACCAGCACCAGCTACTTGACAGCCTTTCAGATTATCGCATTCATTGGCCTTCACGCAGTTTTCCTCAACCTTACGACAATAACTTATCACAGGATGAAGGCTTTGGCAAGGCCTTTCCATCATCTTCTTTCGGTGTCGCAGAACAGTCTTCTCGTGTACATAGGGTTGACGTGGGTTTTTTCCATAATAGCTGGGGTTACCCTCGCAACGGAACCAGGAAAAGTTGCTGGTCCTTACGTCCACGGTTTGATGATACTTCTTCTGATTTTTACTTACATTAGAATCCTGTGGGTGTCCTGGAAACGACGTCGAGGAAAAATTTTGGCACAGGCGAGAACAGCCAATTACCATCAACAAGTCGCCACCATGGAACAAGAAAATGCAACGGCATTGACCTCTGCTATCTTAGTTGGCTCTACCTTAGTATGCTTTTTGCCCGATGTGGTACTCGATTTGAtgggaaaaggagaagaaaaccGACTGAAGTGGGCTTACACACTCCTATTTGCTAGTTCCGCAATGAATCCTTGCGTAATCGTATGGCGCAATCAGCAGTTTAGAAGAACTTTGCTTCGAATGGTACACCTTGCGAAGTGAATTTTCAATAACTGCTTACTCTGAGCATCATTGAAAAATAAGAACATGACAGTATTCAGTAATCTTCTACCAATTGGTGAAAGAGATGAATTAGTGAAAATAGTTCGATGGTGGCAGttttaagaaaggaaatttttaactaCAGGTACGTATTCAAAGATAAAtttaggttttcatttttgtttttggaaagtTAGTTAAAGCACAAACGTTAGGGCAGGTCCCTCCCGATcatggaaaatttttattgtgaGACCATCACTTGGAATACCTGATAATGCTTAAGTCTATAAAATCATTTCTGTCGATAAGCGATCTGGGACGTAATACTTTAATCCTAAgaggaatattttaaaatgcaGCAAGTAACTAATTCAGACGGCTAAACTGCACGATAATCGCAccaaaattttgaaggaaaaaatttctttattatatTTGCGTACAACTTTCGCTGAGATGATTTGGTAAACAAGAACCAGGACTACAATCCAAAAAGGTTACGGCTTGTATTCATCAAGGAACACTTTGTAAATCGAACTTAGCTGAAAATAAATTCTAATATAGCTAGATCAggttcaaaaaaaatgtttgtgttATAATCTGGCTTCGAAAAGATTGCGAGATATTTCGAGATCGACCAGCTGTCTGCCAAAATGCAAAAATGGTTTAGCTTCTAAGCTATTTATATGctatttggaaaatttgaaacaaaaaagaattgcTACGGAGAATTAATATTGCACCGAAACCTTATACCATGTGTCTAAAATCTGTGTAAATAGCCTTAGCTTtctgataacaaaaattaaactcataaaaatcaaaatggtaTTGGTGAGTAGTTCAGTTCTTCTTTGAGTGTAATTTTGTCTTTACAGTGTAAATATCAGCTCTCGCATTTGTGATAACAAATTAATGGAACCTCACTGACATTTGAATTCCTCTTAAAAGCGGCCATCTGCATAAACAATTTTCACAGATGAACAAAAGGGCTTTCCCTTTGGTTTCTTAGTGATGATTTGCAAAGCAAGACTTAAAACTTGTAAAAGTGCTATGACTCAGGCGTGATTGACATGATACTATGatcaattattttaatgaagTTTGACCTACCTTTGGGAATCCCGTCGTTAAACTAATGTTTTATACTGCGAATACCGATTGTCCTTAAAAGTCTAAACACCCGGCGATATCGGAACAACATATAGTTAGAACTGTCCAGCGGTGGCAATAGCCGCTGTTTTACGGAAGTTTCAAAGCTAGTCttttcaactggacaaactaCTCCGCAACAGTTGGTCTACGACGGATTATACATGTGCGGCAAGTGCGGCAAATGCGGCCTCTAAGACAGTTGAACCCATGAAAGGGTAATAAAAAAGCGAGTGTTTTCGATTTCAGGTTCACTTCAAAGGGAACGGTCATTGAATCCGGAAAAATGATGCAAAGTTAATTTCctaaaaaatcatttaataGGCGGTGTACCGGTGACAACTGAAAATGCTGCAAGTTCTAATTGCTTTTCGGTTTCATTAGATTTGAAAGAGTTATTGCCGAGAGTTT is a window encoding:
- the LOC131777417 gene encoding histamine H2 receptor-like is translated as MASAEVISLSIINVFLSVFGCVMNILVVLAIQLNPELQKGLNLLIVSLTVADLVNCLIAQPMYVYYLSNKGDTSYLAALRIVAFIGLHAVFSNLITITYHRMKALSRPLSHLLLVSQRDLLVFITITWIVSIIVGIVFATEPGEEAGAYVHGVMILLLILTYLRMLWVSRRKRAKIAQEAGTANYHQQAATMEHENAAAITSAILVGTTLLCYLPDVLLDFMGKGEETRLMGTYTLLFSSSALNPCIVIWRNQLFRRALLQTLRLRD
- the LOC131777412 gene encoding adenosine receptor A2b-like, producing the protein MGFAQVVCLSIINAVLSIFGTCMTISLIVTIYQNPELQKGLNLLIVSLTVADLANCLIAQPVYIYYLSNETSTSYLTAFQIIAFIGLHAVFLNLTTITYHRMKALARPFHHLLSVSQNSLLVYIGLTWVFSIIAGVTLATEPGKVAGPYVHGLMILLLIFTYIRILWVSWKRRRGKILAQARTANYHQQVATMEQENATALTSAILVGSTLVCFLPDVVLDLMGKGEENRLKWAYTLLFASSAMNPCVIVWRNQQFRRTLLRMVHLAK